In Stenotrophomonas sp. 169, one DNA window encodes the following:
- a CDS encoding YncE family protein, with amino-acid sequence MRATSLCKSAAFAIAIALGVAVPSAYAASLDAPASTAAQSAVQRSAVAQGLYELAYSAKQNALYVASSGGFGDDAGPAQVLKLDPTTLAVQATIPLERKGFGVVLDDANDRLYVGNTVDTSVTVVDTAQAKAIGILQLMEKKVGKDGKASYTHDLRELVVDGANSRLYVTGHSGEGSVLFVVDTQSLKLLNTIPGLGNAKAPGLALDAANKRVYTSNLLGEVVVVGTDTGKVEQRYKVTAEQPMNIALDPASPRLFITDQGSEMIRKYQGSSIEGFASKHPGMRVLVLDRTTGKELASIPAGAGTLGILLDAPRKRLYVTNREAGSVTGYDSDTYQQIGTWSVPTHPNSLALDAKNHVLYVTIKNGDDEAKGAKESVARVAL; translated from the coding sequence CTGCGTGCGACGTCGCTCTGTAAGAGCGCTGCCTTTGCCATTGCCATTGCATTGGGCGTCGCCGTGCCGTCTGCATACGCCGCCAGCCTAGATGCGCCCGCATCCACTGCGGCGCAGTCCGCCGTGCAGCGCAGCGCTGTCGCCCAGGGTCTGTACGAGCTGGCTTACAGCGCCAAGCAGAACGCCCTGTATGTCGCGTCGTCCGGTGGGTTCGGCGATGACGCCGGCCCGGCCCAGGTGCTGAAGCTGGACCCGACCACACTGGCCGTGCAGGCCACCATCCCGCTGGAGCGCAAGGGCTTCGGCGTGGTGTTGGACGATGCCAATGACCGCCTGTACGTGGGCAACACCGTGGACACGTCGGTGACCGTGGTCGACACCGCGCAGGCCAAGGCGATCGGCATCTTGCAGTTGATGGAGAAGAAGGTCGGCAAGGACGGCAAGGCCAGCTACACCCACGACCTGCGCGAGCTGGTGGTGGACGGTGCCAACAGCCGCCTGTACGTCACCGGTCACTCGGGCGAGGGCAGCGTGCTGTTCGTCGTGGATACGCAGTCCCTGAAGCTGCTCAACACCATTCCCGGCCTGGGCAACGCGAAGGCGCCCGGCCTGGCATTGGATGCCGCTAACAAGCGCGTGTACACCAGCAACCTGCTGGGCGAAGTGGTGGTGGTCGGTACCGATACCGGCAAGGTGGAGCAGCGCTACAAGGTCACCGCCGAGCAGCCGATGAACATCGCGCTGGACCCGGCCAGCCCGCGGCTGTTCATCACCGATCAGGGATCGGAGATGATCCGCAAGTATCAGGGCAGCAGCATTGAAGGCTTCGCATCGAAGCATCCGGGCATGCGCGTGCTGGTGCTGGACCGTACTACGGGCAAGGAGCTGGCGAGCATCCCGGCCGGTGCCGGCACGCTTGGCATTCTGCTGGACGCACCGCGCAAGCGCCTGTACGTGACCAACCGCGAGGCGGGATCGGTGACCGGCTACGACAGCGACACCTACCAGCAGATCGGCACGTGGTCGGTGCCGACGCACCCGAACAGCCTGGCGCTGGATGCGAAGAACCACGTGCTGTACGTGACCATCAAGAACGGCGACGACGAAGCGAAGGGCGCGAAGGAAAGCGTAGCGCGCGTCGCGCTGTAG
- a CDS encoding XVIPCD domain-containing protein: MERSDRYTLTIYVAARGTPMVDPDQPTRSRGTSRTGHMYLETAHGDDRRSAGWQPEDPIPGGGYLGGTSDDDVRSYVSPYYARTMEITQDQFEKIREYSEAPVEHGMGARYNSFYNSCTDYAWGALNHSGLHAKTLGVEFDNFEGIIQPTKNIPAIQSIEAPFPDSPLNKEDHNPMPKQTFEQWLYTSNDRALGEQVSKGVATLDAKHGRTPDEASERMCGSLFCLAKENGLSRVDHVLLSGPNAEGHTGTNVFVVQGEPSDPAHLRASMPTATAAQTPVHESMAQAERLTQTQQQVAQQQDHAQVQEQQDAAVRMG; this comes from the coding sequence GTGGAACGCTCCGACAGGTATACGTTGACCATCTATGTCGCCGCACGGGGCACGCCGATGGTGGATCCTGATCAGCCGACGCGCTCGCGGGGGACGTCGCGTACTGGTCACATGTATCTTGAAACGGCCCACGGCGATGACCGGCGAAGTGCCGGTTGGCAGCCGGAAGACCCCATCCCGGGTGGTGGCTATCTTGGTGGAACCAGCGATGACGACGTGAGGTCTTACGTATCGCCCTATTACGCCCGAACGATGGAGATCACTCAGGATCAGTTCGAGAAGATCCGTGAGTACTCGGAAGCACCGGTGGAGCACGGCATGGGCGCCCGATACAATTCCTTCTATAACAGTTGTACTGACTATGCTTGGGGCGCATTGAACCACTCGGGCCTCCACGCCAAGACATTAGGCGTGGAGTTCGATAACTTCGAAGGCATCATCCAGCCGACCAAGAACATACCTGCGATCCAGAGCATTGAGGCGCCCTTCCCGGACAGTCCGCTGAACAAGGAAGACCACAATCCAATGCCAAAACAAACGTTCGAGCAGTGGCTCTACACGAGCAACGATCGCGCGCTGGGTGAGCAGGTGTCGAAGGGCGTTGCCACACTGGACGCGAAACACGGCCGCACGCCCGATGAAGCCAGCGAGCGCATGTGCGGCAGCCTGTTCTGCCTGGCCAAGGAGAACGGCCTGTCCCGCGTGGACCACGTGCTGCTGAGCGGCCCGAACGCGGAAGGCCATACCGGTACCAATGTCTTCGTCGTGCAGGGTGAGCCTTCAGACCCGGCCCACCTGCGTGCGAGCATGCCGACCGCTACGGCCGCACAGACACCCGTGCACGAATCCATGGCGCAGGCCGAGCGGCTGACGCAGACGCAGCAGCAGGTCGCCCAGCAGCAGGATCACGCGCAGGTGCAGGAACAGCAGGACGCCGCCGTGCGCATGGGCTGA
- a CDS encoding alpha/beta hydrolase, translated as MTASRVRLHVEDSGGTGRPVVLIHGWPLSADSWKAQVPILRDAGYRVIAYDRRGFGRSDKPSDGYEYDTLSADLAGVIDDLDLKDVSLVGFSMGGGEVARYTANHGEGRLHSVVFAAAVPPYLLKTSDNPDGPLTQEAADGMAAELGKDREAFFDNFTKDFFSANGKLKVTEAQRQEAIALAHQSDQTAALGCMKAFATTDFRDDIKKITVPTLVIHGDSDGTVPFEGSGKRTHEAIAGSELVVLKDAPHGCNVSHADDFNLALLNFLKK; from the coding sequence ATGACTGCTTCCCGCGTTCGCCTTCACGTTGAAGATTCCGGTGGCACCGGTCGTCCGGTGGTGCTGATCCATGGCTGGCCGCTGTCGGCCGATTCCTGGAAGGCGCAGGTGCCGATCCTGCGCGATGCCGGTTACCGCGTCATTGCCTACGACCGCCGTGGCTTCGGCCGGTCGGATAAGCCCTCGGATGGCTATGAGTACGACACGCTGTCGGCAGATTTGGCAGGCGTGATCGACGATCTGGACCTGAAAGATGTCTCTCTGGTCGGTTTCTCGATGGGCGGCGGTGAAGTAGCACGCTATACCGCCAACCACGGCGAAGGCCGGCTGCACAGCGTGGTGTTCGCCGCGGCGGTGCCACCGTACCTGCTGAAGACCAGCGACAATCCCGATGGCCCGCTTACCCAGGAGGCGGCCGACGGCATGGCGGCGGAGCTGGGCAAGGACCGCGAAGCCTTCTTCGACAACTTCACCAAGGACTTCTTCAGCGCCAACGGCAAGCTGAAGGTCACCGAGGCGCAGCGTCAGGAAGCCATCGCATTGGCCCACCAGTCCGACCAGACTGCGGCGCTGGGCTGCATGAAGGCCTTCGCCACCACGGATTTCCGCGACGACATCAAGAAGATCACTGTGCCGACGCTGGTCATTCATGGCGACAGTGATGGCACGGTGCCCTTCGAGGGCTCCGGTAAGCGCACCCACGAGGCCATCGCAGGCAGCGAGCTGGTCGTGCTGAAGGATGCACCCCATGGCTGCAACGTCAGTCACGCCGATGATTTCAACCTGGCCCTGCTGAACTTTCTGAAGAAGTAA
- a CDS encoding XVIPCD domain-containing protein, with product MYLKVAHGDDEQSMGWQPDKHVNDVLMGRVSPDDVGTYKDPHYARTIEITQEQYDKLREFSKAPAAYGFDPSYNAFWNGCTDFTWGALNHAGLHAKSLGVEFNSFEGIIQPTKNIPAIQSIEAPFPDSPLNKEDHNPMPKQTFEQWLYTSNDRALGDQVSKGVATLDAAHGRTPDEASERMCGSLFCLAKENGLSRVDHVLLSGPNAEGHTGTNVFVVQGEPSDPAHLRASMPTATAAQTPVHESMAQAERLTQTQQQAAQQQDHAQVQEQQAAAVRMG from the coding sequence ATGTACCTCAAAGTCGCCCATGGCGATGATGAGCAGAGCATGGGTTGGCAGCCCGACAAGCATGTCAATGATGTCTTGATGGGGCGCGTATCCCCGGACGATGTAGGAACTTATAAGGACCCGCACTACGCCCGGACAATCGAGATCACGCAAGAGCAGTACGACAAGCTTCGTGAGTTCAGTAAGGCTCCAGCTGCCTACGGTTTTGATCCGAGTTATAACGCCTTCTGGAATGGATGTACGGACTTCACCTGGGGTGCGTTGAATCACGCAGGCCTCCACGCCAAGTCATTAGGCGTGGAGTTCAATAGCTTCGAAGGCATCATCCAGCCAACCAAGAACATACCTGCGATCCAGAGCATCGAAGCGCCCTTCCCGGACAGTCCGCTGAACAAGGAAGACCACAATCCGATGCCAAAACAAACGTTCGAGCAGTGGCTCTACACCAGCAACGATCGCGCGCTGGGTGACCAGGTGTCGAAGGGCGTTGCCACGCTGGACGCAGCGCACGGCCGCACGCCCGATGAAGCCAGCGAACGCATGTGCGGCAGCCTGTTCTGCCTGGCCAAGGAGAACGGCCTGTCCCGCGTGGACCACGTGCTGCTGAGCGGCCCGAACGCGGAAGGCCATACCGGCACCAATGTCTTCGTTGTGCAGGGTGAACCCTCAGACCCGGCCCACCTGCGTGCGAGCATGCCGACCGCCACGGCCGCACAGACGCCCGTGCACGAATCCATGGCGCAGGCCGAACGGCTGACGCAGACACAGCAGCAGGCCGCCCAGCAGCAGGATCACGCGCAGGTGCAGGAACAGCAGGCCGCCGCCGTGCGCATGGGCTGA
- a CDS encoding UvrD-helicase domain-containing protein codes for MTQHWKPSRLAMSLPRTQPWSLQLQGDVLVITIGDTTQRLQLGMEARVHVKPGMLWASVNIQRREGPPLLLEGLSNADAKALSNALTPHDDTQDRAAHGPALQRILDTMRQWNGDAEDLLAQHRAQRRWISHDDQQALQDSRPSLDVDTATLHTLFNDPAAHADEDEHEAALIELDLWEQDWTGACEAVNAQILAIERNDARPLLDHVESRPLTDEQAHAVICFDNRVQVVAAAGSGKTSTMVAKAAYAIHRGYAEPRQIVMLAFNKDAAKELQQRADRSFARIGLEDHGVEARTFHALGLHVIASATGRRPDVPDWAVDATLGFNKLAELVDQLKDRSHAFRTQWDMFRLVFGRDLPLQGGAMAADGWEKDGSGYVRTLRGERARSVEECVLADWSFYNGVDYVLGRARSFDAETEVFKAQQPDFHYPDADLDHEHLADDEAPTPRRATSQPDGARMIETTSHDLRMGWAFDDLAEALSAGGVVPDPNPDRDIPDEGQKPMPDTELVGLMRSFISHAKSNALSLDDMAARLRDMPDDQYKERHRRFLQIAGPVLQAWDDALDDARAIDFEDMLNQAAEHLEQGRFASPYTLVMADEFQDASRARARLCRALVQEPGTYFFAVGDDWQSINRFAGADVSVMTQFRAWFGHGQVLRLEQTFRCPQALCDASSHFVSANPVQIRKRVRSTTPSYGPVMQAFQVATREQLNDAIAQYLQHLHTQCHTGALPAGRDGKLRVFVLGRYNADRAFVPSNWQARFGTTMEVSFLTAHRSKGMEADYVILPALLDRAFPNLRADDPVLSLAMPSGDTFPLGEERRLFYVALTRARRSVAMFTVSGRRSPFLDELERDGAVSVTTVDGLPIKEQRCPACGTGVIVKKTGKYGDFHSCSGYPRCEHKPRLTA; via the coding sequence ATGACGCAACACTGGAAACCCTCACGCCTGGCGATGTCCCTGCCCCGCACGCAACCGTGGTCGCTGCAGCTGCAAGGCGACGTCCTGGTCATCACGATCGGCGACACCACGCAACGGCTCCAACTCGGTATGGAGGCACGCGTCCACGTGAAGCCCGGCATGCTGTGGGCCAGCGTCAACATCCAACGTCGCGAGGGCCCTCCGCTGCTGCTGGAAGGCCTGTCCAACGCGGACGCCAAGGCGCTGTCGAACGCACTGACCCCCCATGACGACACACAGGATCGCGCTGCGCATGGCCCTGCCTTGCAACGCATCCTGGACACCATGCGGCAGTGGAACGGGGATGCCGAAGATCTGCTGGCACAGCACCGTGCGCAGCGTCGCTGGATCAGCCACGACGACCAACAGGCCTTGCAGGACAGCCGCCCGTCGCTGGACGTGGACACCGCAACGCTGCACACACTCTTCAACGACCCGGCCGCACATGCCGATGAAGACGAACACGAAGCGGCGCTGATCGAACTGGACCTGTGGGAACAGGACTGGACCGGCGCCTGCGAGGCAGTGAATGCACAGATCCTGGCGATCGAGCGCAATGACGCGCGGCCCCTGCTCGACCACGTCGAAAGCCGCCCGCTCACCGACGAGCAGGCGCATGCGGTCATCTGCTTCGACAACCGCGTGCAGGTCGTCGCCGCAGCCGGGTCCGGCAAAACCTCCACCATGGTGGCCAAGGCCGCGTATGCCATCCACCGCGGCTACGCCGAACCGCGACAGATCGTCATGCTGGCCTTCAACAAGGACGCCGCAAAGGAGTTGCAGCAGCGTGCCGATCGGTCGTTCGCGCGCATCGGCCTGGAAGACCACGGCGTCGAGGCCCGCACCTTCCACGCACTCGGCCTGCATGTCATCGCCAGCGCCACCGGACGCCGGCCGGACGTGCCCGACTGGGCCGTCGATGCCACGCTGGGCTTCAACAAGCTGGCCGAACTGGTAGACCAGTTGAAGGACCGCTCGCATGCGTTCCGCACCCAGTGGGACATGTTCCGGCTGGTGTTCGGGCGTGACCTGCCCTTGCAGGGTGGCGCGATGGCGGCCGATGGCTGGGAAAAGGATGGCAGCGGTTACGTGCGCACCCTGCGAGGCGAGCGCGCGCGGAGCGTGGAAGAGTGCGTGCTGGCCGATTGGTCGTTCTACAACGGCGTGGACTACGTGCTTGGCCGCGCGCGATCCTTCGATGCCGAAACCGAGGTCTTCAAGGCGCAGCAACCGGACTTCCACTACCCCGATGCTGACCTGGACCACGAGCATCTGGCCGACGACGAAGCCCCTACTCCCCGACGCGCCACGTCGCAGCCCGACGGTGCCCGGATGATCGAAACGACCTCGCACGACCTGCGCATGGGCTGGGCCTTCGACGACCTGGCTGAAGCACTGAGCGCGGGCGGCGTGGTGCCGGACCCCAACCCGGACCGCGACATCCCGGACGAGGGCCAGAAGCCCATGCCGGATACCGAACTGGTCGGCCTGATGCGCAGCTTCATCAGCCACGCCAAGAGCAACGCACTCAGCCTGGATGATATGGCCGCGCGCCTGCGCGACATGCCCGATGACCAGTACAAGGAACGCCACCGACGCTTCCTGCAGATTGCCGGGCCCGTGCTGCAGGCGTGGGACGACGCACTGGACGACGCGCGCGCCATCGACTTCGAAGACATGCTCAACCAAGCGGCCGAGCATCTGGAACAAGGCCGATTCGCATCACCGTATACCCTGGTGATGGCCGATGAATTCCAGGACGCCTCGCGCGCCCGCGCCCGGCTATGCCGTGCCCTGGTGCAGGAACCGGGTACGTACTTTTTCGCCGTCGGCGACGACTGGCAGTCGATCAACCGGTTCGCCGGTGCGGACGTATCGGTGATGACCCAGTTCCGTGCATGGTTCGGCCATGGCCAGGTGCTGCGGCTGGAACAGACGTTCCGCTGCCCGCAGGCGCTGTGCGATGCGTCCAGCCACTTCGTCAGCGCCAACCCGGTGCAGATCCGCAAGCGCGTGCGCTCCACCACGCCTTCGTATGGGCCCGTCATGCAGGCGTTCCAGGTCGCCACGCGCGAACAGTTGAACGATGCCATCGCCCAGTACCTGCAGCACCTGCACACGCAGTGCCACACGGGTGCGCTACCCGCCGGCCGCGACGGCAAGCTGCGGGTGTTCGTGCTGGGCCGCTACAACGCCGACCGGGCCTTTGTGCCGAGCAACTGGCAGGCACGCTTCGGCACCACGATGGAGGTCAGCTTTCTGACCGCCCACCGCAGCAAGGGCATGGAAGCGGACTACGTGATCCTGCCTGCCCTGCTGGACCGGGCCTTCCCCAACCTGCGTGCGGACGACCCGGTGCTGTCACTGGCCATGCCGAGCGGCGATACCTTCCCGCTGGGCGAAGAACGGCGCCTGTTCTACGTCGCGCTCACCCGCGCACGTCGATCAGTGGCGATGTTCACCGTCAGTGGCCGCCGCTCCCCCTTCCTGGATGAGCTGGAACGCGATGGGGCCGTCAGCGTGACCACGGTGGATGGCCTGCCGATCAAGGAACAGCGATGCCCTGCGTGTGGCACGGGCGTGATCGTGAAGAAGACCGGCAAGTACGGGGACTTCCACTCGTGCTCGGGCTACCCGCGGTGCGAGCACAAGCCGCGGCTGACCGCATAG